One segment of Primulina tabacum isolate GXHZ01 chromosome 6, ASM2559414v2, whole genome shotgun sequence DNA contains the following:
- the LOC142549199 gene encoding peptide-N4-(N-acetyl-beta-glucosaminyl)asparagine amidase A-like, with amino-acid sequence MPSPVPILLLLTLFLRLSAATAADSHPPPPPHHHSRFYKHRLRLQNATIKPQEHFEITRPLPFNSLTPSCTLPIFSGEFGNTIGLPPSNSTYYPPVNCPWSNAVLHLSAASSGDQYDRIAAVWLSGAEILRTSTAEPADNGVFWNVRKDVTKYSYLLRRSNLTLAVMLENIVNDVFTGVYQVNLTFLYYDINCNGASIACADVPLSLFPPIQRSTPLSLNYSISSLDLNESPADLILPISSTGDEGFWFRIESESDVQHQSISIPLNTYRAVIEVYCSFHGNDEFWYSNPPDSYIDVNGLGTRRGHGTYREVVVTLDDNVVGSAIPFPVIFTGGINPLFWEPVVSIGAFDLPSYEIELTPFLGLLLDGKTHNFGFSVTDGISFWLVDANLHLWVDENVDKVQARPVRLVNPSSCIEREFTFHELDGKFEVEGKRSSEFSGWVNSSAGNFTTYVSTKLEFENTIEFRNSGKTKTVKQEVEVENVVKIQSDTGVRVLSNKLERKYPLSITSSTQPGSTNDIYTLTTRLEHSITEKKSNGRLKNTLVNSQKSEGWMVVQDHDVLFGSAKLYQSYSVRGGSGCYSRTVLAADGSVIDDTTNIFCASSL; translated from the coding sequence ATGCCTTCTCCGGTTCCCATTCTCCTGCTGTTAACACTTTTCCTCCGCCTCTCTGCCGCCACCGCCGCCGACTCCCATCCTCCTCCGCCGCCGCACCACCACTCCCGATTCTACAAACACCGTCTCCGCCTCCAAAACGCCACCATCAAACCCCAAGAACATTTCGAAATCACCCGCCCTCTGCCTTTCAACTCCCTCACACCTTCATGCACGCTCCCCATTTTCTCCGGTGAATTTGGCAACACAATCGGCCTTCCTCCTTCCAATTCCACCTACTACCCTCCTGTCAACTGCCCCTGGTCAAATGCCGTCCTCCATCTCTCCGCCGCCTCGTCCGGAGATCAGTACGACCGAATCGCCGCCGTGTGGCTCTCCGGAGCCGAGATCCTCCGCACAAGCACCGCCGAGCCGGCGGATAATGGAGTATTCTGGAATGTTCGTAAGGACGTCACTAAATACTCCTACCTCCTCCGTCGATCCAACCTCACTCTCGCCGTCATGCTTGAGAACATTGTTAACGACGTTTTCACCGGCGTTTACCAGGTAAACTTGACATTCCTTTACTACGACATCAATTGTAATGGCGCCTCCATTGCCTGCGCCGACGTCCCTTTATCTCTTTTTCCTCCTATCCAAAGGTCAACTCCATTGAGCTTGAATTACTCGATAAGTTCATTAGATTTGAATGAAAGTCCAGCAGATTTGATTCTCCCTATATCTTCAACTGGGGATGAAGGTTTTTGGTTCAGAATCGAGAGTGAATCAGATGTACAACACCAGAGTATATCAATCCCTCTAAACACATACAGGGCTGTGATTGAAGTTTACTGTTCATTCCACGGGAATGATGAGTTTTGGTACTCCAATCCTCCGGATTCCTATATTGACGTTAATGGTTTGGGAACCAGACGAGGGCATGGAACCTATAGGGAGGTAGTGGTGACACTTGACGATAATGTAGTTGGATCAGCGATCCCATTTCCTGTGATCTTCACAGGAGGGATCAATCCTCTGTTTTGGGAGCCTGTAGTTTCGATCGGAGCTTTTGATTTGCCTTCTTATGAAATTGAATTGACCCCATTCTTAGGCTTGTTGCTTGATGGAAAGACACACAATTTCGGATTTTCTGTCACAGATGGCATTTCGTTTTGGCTCGTGGATGCGAATTTACATCTGTGGGTTGATGAGAATGTGGATAAGGTTCAAGCTCGTCCTGTCCGTCTTGTTAATCCGAGTAGCTGTATCGAACGAGAATTCACGTTTCATGAACTTGATGGGAAGTTTGAGGTTGAGGGGAAGAGGAGTAGTGAATTTTCTGGGTGGGTGAATTCAAGTGCCGGGAATTTTACGACCTATGTTTCAACCAAGCTGGAGTTTGAGAACACAATAGAATTTAGGAACAGCGGGAAGACGAAGACGGTGAAGCAGGAAGTGGAGGTGGAAAATGTAGTAAAGATTCAGTCTGATACCGGAGTGCGGGTATTAAGCAATAAATTGGAGAGAAAGTATCCTCTCAGCATTACGTCTTCGACTCAACCTGGATCGACGAATGATATTTACACGTTGACCACGAGGTTGGAACATTCGATAACCGAGAAAAAGTCTAATGGCAGATTGAAGAATACCTTAGTTAACTCTCAGAAATCCGAGGGGTGGATGGTTGTGCAGGATCATGATGTTCTGTTTGGTTCGGCGAAACTTTATCAAAGTTATTCCGTCCGTGGTGGTTCTGGGTGCTATTCTCGAACAGTCTTGGCGGCCGATGGGTCTGTTATAGATGACACGACGAACATTTTCTGTGCATCAAGCTTGTGA